The following proteins come from a genomic window of Leptospira bandrabouensis:
- a CDS encoding DUF4334 domain-containing protein, which yields MNTLETKFYEMRAKKNNSTEDSFALFDALETVTIEDMMGMWHGSGFHTGHTMDGALETFNWYGKKFEDADNVHPLVFKSFGKTLFKVNPSLMPVRLATLIPSTSLWPLKYLFLLVRFLFQTSKSKARVRRIEFRGQLTAAMIYDNLPIHDVFKKVNQNTLFGCMDYKGMKQPFFFVLERDK from the coding sequence ATGAATACTCTTGAAACAAAATTTTATGAAATGCGCGCTAAAAAGAACAATTCTACAGAGGATTCTTTTGCGTTATTTGATGCTTTGGAGACAGTTACAATCGAAGATATGATGGGAATGTGGCATGGCTCTGGATTTCATACAGGACATACTATGGATGGAGCATTAGAAACATTTAATTGGTATGGAAAAAAATTTGAGGATGCAGATAACGTTCATCCATTGGTTTTTAAATCCTTTGGCAAAACCTTATTTAAAGTAAATCCTTCTTTAATGCCTGTTCGGTTGGCGACGCTAATTCCTTCTACGAGTTTATGGCCCTTAAAATATTTGTTTTTATTGGTTCGTTTTTTGTTTCAAACATCTAAATCGAAGGCTCGTGTGCGTCGTATAGAGTTTCGTGGTCAGCTTACCGCTGCGATGATTTATGATAATCTTCCTATTCATGATGTATTTAAAAAGGTAAATCAAAATACTTTGTTTGGATGTATGGATTATAAAGGAATGAAACAACCTTTCTTTTTTGTTTTAGAGAGGGATAAATAA
- a CDS encoding methyl-accepting chemotaxis protein: protein MRSKLKLYFFLSYLAFGSALLFSVILVLKLQNALPDNLTITIGSGIFILLILIFIFGSLISSWFSNIFVKLEVAFKEVGLGNLQVRIPYKENDLLSEFYISFHRMLQAQGELIQHIKTSADMLSSDSQKMKLVTLDFSSNLQSQSAATEQVSASIEEISGVAVSISNIAETNSQSMNNLTSEVDHLSLAIDRTSEHVEGTLDSIKNIIERAEAGKNTLRTMNEAMDNLSQSSLEISKTVDVIAKISEQVNMLALNASIEAARAGDAGRGFAVVAEEVSKLAERTASAVKGIDSLMKKNQNDVSLGRERIEKTTMEIQEIIGNIDSISEKISEVYSSVNTQKDLKTKLLKEAVFVKERSEEIKDAVTEHKTATNEVMVSVSSISQSSFSNSESSDLFAEKITTIANTADKLIAMVDLFKTNIVSDESSISHRDETTHKLQFRSEIGSIYYIKEKDLLEVVWTPNFSEDKYIEILNEALNIIHKFNIRKWLADTRRMGLVSRSAQEWVNVNWFPKASNSSLRKMAVVVPNSALAAISIDDQTLKTGNVELKSVPSLDAGIAWLND from the coding sequence ATGCGTTCGAAACTAAAATTATATTTTTTCCTTTCCTATTTGGCTTTTGGCTCTGCGTTGCTTTTCAGTGTAATTTTAGTTTTAAAACTACAGAATGCATTACCTGATAATTTAACAATCACTATCGGTAGTGGAATTTTCATTCTACTTATTTTGATTTTTATATTTGGATCTTTAATTAGCTCTTGGTTTAGCAATATCTTTGTTAAACTAGAAGTTGCTTTTAAAGAAGTGGGACTAGGCAATTTACAAGTGAGAATTCCTTACAAAGAAAACGATTTACTATCAGAATTTTATATAAGTTTTCATAGAATGTTACAAGCACAAGGAGAACTCATTCAACATATCAAAACATCTGCAGATATGCTCTCCTCTGATTCACAAAAAATGAAATTGGTGACTCTTGATTTTTCTAGCAATTTACAATCACAATCTGCTGCCACAGAACAAGTATCAGCATCTATAGAAGAAATTTCAGGAGTTGCAGTTTCAATCTCTAATATTGCAGAAACTAACTCGCAAAGTATGAATAATTTAACTTCAGAAGTAGACCATCTCTCACTTGCGATCGACAGAACTAGCGAACATGTGGAAGGCACTCTTGATTCCATCAAAAATATCATTGAACGGGCAGAAGCAGGTAAAAATACATTGCGAACGATGAATGAAGCAATGGATAATTTATCACAAAGTTCACTTGAAATCTCGAAAACGGTAGATGTCATTGCAAAAATCAGCGAACAAGTAAATATGTTAGCACTAAATGCGTCTATTGAAGCTGCAAGAGCTGGAGACGCAGGAAGAGGATTTGCAGTTGTAGCTGAAGAAGTTTCAAAACTAGCAGAGAGAACTGCAAGTGCCGTCAAAGGAATCGATTCGTTAATGAAAAAAAATCAAAACGATGTTTCTTTGGGGAGAGAACGGATTGAAAAAACGACAATGGAAATTCAAGAGATCATAGGAAACATCGATTCCATATCGGAAAAAATTTCAGAAGTATATTCTTCTGTGAATACTCAAAAAGATTTAAAGACAAAACTTCTTAAAGAGGCAGTCTTTGTAAAAGAAAGATCTGAAGAAATCAAAGATGCGGTAACAGAACATAAAACTGCTACAAACGAAGTAATGGTATCTGTATCTTCCATAAGCCAATCTTCTTTTAGTAATTCTGAAAGCAGCGATCTTTTTGCAGAAAAAATCACTACCATTGCCAATACTGCAGACAAATTAATTGCAATGGTTGATCTTTTTAAAACAAATATCGTTTCCGATGAGTCCTCCATTTCCCATAGAGATGAAACAACACACAAACTTCAATTTAGATCCGAAATCGGGAGCATTTACTATATCAAAGAAAAAGATTTATTAGAGGTAGTTTGGACTCCCAATTTCAGCGAAGATAAATATATCGAAATTTTAAATGAAGCATTGAATATAATTCATAAATTCAATATCCGTAAGTGGCTTGCAGATACAAGAAGGATGGGCCTTGTGTCTCGCTCTGCGCAAGAATGGGTAAATGTCAATTGGTTCCCCAAAGCAAGTAACTCTAGCCTAAGAAAAATGGCAGTTGTTGTACCGAACTCGGCATTAGCCGCCATTTCCATTGATGACCAAACTTTAAAAACAGGAAATGTGGAATTAAAATCCGTACCTAGTTTAGACGCAGGAATCGCTTGGCTAAACGATTAA
- a CDS encoding HAD family hydrolase: protein MRLLQQKKNWIFDMDGTLTIAKHDFDAIKRELEIPLDTDILTSLSKLPTEEAKKKHVLLNSIELKIAKLSIPSPGSTDLLRELNAKTKNVGILTRNSFSNSIETLKAAGLIHFFQPDFIFCRERALPKPNPEGIFRLMDLWQANPKETVMIGDYLFDLSAGKAAGVETIYIDPEGKFPFQEYATHCLMNLGEILNL, encoded by the coding sequence ATGCGACTATTACAACAGAAAAAGAATTGGATTTTTGATATGGATGGCACTTTAACAATCGCCAAACATGATTTTGACGCCATCAAACGGGAACTAGAAATTCCTTTAGATACAGATATACTCACTTCATTATCTAAACTTCCGACAGAAGAGGCAAAAAAGAAACACGTCCTCTTGAATTCCATTGAACTAAAAATTGCGAAGTTATCCATCCCTTCCCCTGGAAGTACCGATTTATTAAGAGAACTCAACGCAAAAACAAAAAACGTAGGTATACTAACAAGAAATAGTTTTTCAAATTCGATCGAAACTTTAAAGGCTGCAGGTTTAATTCATTTTTTCCAACCGGATTTTATTTTTTGTAGAGAACGTGCCTTACCGAAACCCAACCCAGAAGGGATTTTTCGGTTAATGGATCTTTGGCAAGCGAACCCAAAAGAAACGGTTATGATCGGAGATTATCTTTTTGATTTAAGTGCGGGTAAGGCTGCCGGTGTGGAAACCATATACATAGACCCAGAAGGCAAATTTCCTTTCCAAGAATACGCTACGCATTGCCTGATGAACTTAGGCGAAATCCTAAATTTATAA
- a CDS encoding AraC family transcriptional regulator, with amino-acid sequence MNLIPLAGALVAFLLAVSHWIETMQRRNNGKPFTVFPTLISQKQSTGVVTFVYHYAATFLFLTLGILQIHIYAELSGEIKLYRYFFGIHIPCLLLIGPLVYIYFEEMSGGDFYKVSPSHFLPSIVSLFIVYLIRSDDFQLFPTGLFTQNKNYNFEYLIHFLLGFAVLSILGYMVSIFTRVFRWKFSSKEKLETSFFPLICLLVYSLFVVISFVISQLFFMQIFVLACFELTSLLIIILLFRMNHKEIVPNFKSEVRIARYQESRLRGLDIGQTLQRLDDIMNLEQLYLNENLSLPILAKRLDLHTHQLSEILNVHLNSTFRNYVNHFRLQEAARLLLEKPDMTIISVIYASGFNSKSSFHKLFLDRFGQSPQNYRSLKK; translated from the coding sequence ATGAATTTGATTCCTTTGGCAGGAGCATTGGTTGCGTTTCTTTTGGCTGTTTCCCATTGGATCGAAACGATGCAACGCCGAAACAATGGAAAACCATTTACAGTTTTCCCTACTTTAATTTCTCAAAAACAAAGCACTGGCGTAGTAACTTTTGTTTATCACTACGCAGCAACTTTTTTATTCCTTACTTTAGGAATATTACAAATTCATATCTATGCAGAATTATCTGGAGAGATAAAGTTATATCGATATTTTTTTGGGATTCATATCCCCTGTTTACTTTTGATTGGTCCTTTGGTTTATATTTACTTTGAAGAAATGAGTGGAGGTGATTTTTATAAAGTTAGTCCATCCCATTTTTTGCCAAGTATAGTAAGTTTGTTCATCGTTTATTTAATTCGTTCTGACGATTTTCAGTTATTTCCAACAGGTTTGTTTACCCAAAACAAAAATTATAACTTTGAATATTTGATCCATTTTTTGCTTGGTTTTGCAGTTCTATCTATTTTGGGTTATATGGTTTCTATTTTTACGCGAGTGTTTCGATGGAAATTTAGCTCTAAAGAAAAGTTAGAAACTTCTTTTTTCCCTTTGATTTGTCTTTTGGTTTATTCGTTGTTTGTTGTTATTTCTTTTGTAATTTCCCAGCTATTTTTTATGCAAATTTTTGTTTTAGCCTGCTTCGAATTAACATCTCTTTTGATTATAATTTTATTGTTTAGAATGAATCATAAAGAAATCGTTCCTAATTTTAAATCAGAAGTTCGAATCGCTCGTTATCAAGAAAGTAGATTGAGGGGATTAGATATAGGCCAAACTTTGCAGAGATTAGATGATATAATGAATTTAGAACAGCTCTATTTGAATGAAAATCTAAGTTTACCGATTTTAGCAAAACGATTGGATTTACATACGCACCAACTTTCGGAGATATTAAATGTTCATTTGAATTCTACTTTTCGTAATTATGTAAATCATTTTCGATTGCAGGAAGCCGCAAGGCTTCTTTTGGAAAAACCTGACATGACTATCATAAGTGTCATTTATGCTTCTGGATTTAATTCTAAATCTTCGTTTCACAAACTTTTTTTAGATCGTTTTGGTCAATCACCTCAAAATTATCGATCGTTGAAAAAGTAA
- a CDS encoding M14 family zinc carboxypeptidase: MLRGMKRLNRYENRILKIVKLGGKLVRFKQFGFSTKTAEGFRFPIYVLEIGKEKAIKRNVAGLVAGVHGLETIGIRVLLDFLDDLFARKTSELYEEIKSGELGIVCIPILNPGGVAMKRRSNPGGVDLMRNSGVEAVKAPFFFGGHKISNFFPYYRGNVLQAESKVLDRFYNEYLLPAENTMIPVVDIHSGFGAIDHVWWPYASTHSQCADEFLFQKIANHLTTKFNHILYKFGPQSETYTTHGDLWDRLYDEYQKTKGNVSSNSSRFLPLTLEIGTWSDIQLDPWKVFRKRGIFNPTRETKQELIISHRKFLANVLRLAKMKLTDLD, encoded by the coding sequence ATGCTTAGAGGAATGAAACGTCTTAATCGATACGAAAACAGAATACTCAAAATAGTTAAGTTAGGTGGTAAATTAGTTCGATTCAAACAGTTCGGATTTTCTACAAAAACGGCAGAAGGGTTTCGATTTCCCATTTATGTTTTAGAAATTGGAAAAGAAAAGGCAATCAAACGTAATGTAGCTGGTTTGGTTGCAGGCGTTCATGGTCTTGAAACCATTGGAATCAGGGTATTATTAGATTTTTTGGATGATCTCTTTGCCCGCAAAACTTCCGAACTATACGAGGAAATTAAATCTGGTGAACTTGGAATCGTTTGTATTCCTATTCTAAATCCAGGTGGGGTCGCCATGAAACGTAGGTCAAATCCAGGTGGAGTTGATTTAATGAGAAATTCTGGTGTTGAAGCAGTGAAAGCCCCTTTCTTTTTTGGAGGTCATAAAATTTCGAATTTTTTCCCGTATTATAGAGGGAATGTTCTGCAAGCAGAATCAAAAGTATTAGATAGGTTTTACAACGAATATCTCTTACCTGCCGAAAACACAATGATTCCCGTTGTGGATATCCATTCAGGGTTTGGTGCTATCGATCATGTTTGGTGGCCTTATGCGAGCACACATTCACAATGTGCAGATGAGTTTTTGTTTCAAAAAATTGCCAATCATTTAACAACGAAATTTAATCATATTCTTTATAAATTTGGCCCGCAAAGTGAAACTTATACAACACACGGTGATCTTTGGGATCGTTTGTATGATGAATATCAAAAAACCAAAGGTAATGTGAGTTCGAATAGTTCAAGATTTCTTCCTTTAACTTTGGAAATTGGAACCTGGTCTGATATCCAACTTGATCCTTGGAAAGTTTTTAGGAAAAGAGGAATTTTTAATCCAACTAGGGAAACAAAACAAGAGTTAATCATTAGTCATAGAAAGTTTTTGGCAAATGTATTAAGGTTGGCAAAGATGAAACTTACCGACTTGGACTAG
- a CDS encoding DJ-1/PfpI family protein, with amino-acid sequence MKLSNKNPSIKPKFNQKRPILISLKLFTLLMFSFLTLNLWGDSLKLNENKVKVHLNKPTHKKPIIVVLGENQYTELTDFIVPYGILKRSYLAEVYAIADKRGKIDFFPALSMENNTSLEDFDILYPEGSDIVIVPAIHNAKNGNIIHWIQKQYKLGATIVGVCDGVWTLGYAGLLKNKHATGHWYSKEKLSSTFSDSIWIKNKRYVQDQRIITTAGVTASIPISLALVEALGGRKKADEIALMLGITEWNSQHNSDEFYFDWRQYLTATKNLIFFWDYETLEIPIYDGIDEISLALVADVYSRTYKSKTITIRYGNHPIQTKSGIKFLSEVKEEENIKNHTILEIPEKKKAFNQFEHSLNDVEKRYGLNTKLFVKTQLEFPNH; translated from the coding sequence ATGAAACTTAGTAACAAAAATCCCTCAATAAAACCAAAATTCAATCAAAAACGACCTATCTTAATATCTTTAAAACTATTCACCCTTTTAATGTTTTCTTTCCTGACATTAAACCTATGGGGAGACTCACTTAAACTTAATGAAAATAAAGTAAAAGTTCATTTAAATAAACCAACACACAAGAAACCAATCATCGTTGTACTTGGAGAAAATCAATATACAGAACTCACAGACTTTATAGTTCCTTATGGAATTTTAAAACGTTCCTATCTAGCGGAAGTATATGCTATCGCTGATAAAAGAGGGAAAATAGATTTTTTCCCTGCACTCTCAATGGAAAACAACACATCTCTAGAAGACTTTGACATACTTTATCCGGAGGGATCCGATATTGTTATAGTTCCCGCCATACATAATGCAAAAAACGGAAATATCATTCATTGGATTCAAAAACAATATAAACTAGGAGCCACTATTGTTGGTGTATGCGACGGTGTTTGGACATTAGGTTATGCAGGATTATTAAAGAATAAACATGCAACAGGACATTGGTATTCCAAAGAAAAATTATCTTCTACATTTTCAGATTCAATTTGGATAAAAAACAAAAGATACGTTCAAGACCAAAGAATTATTACCACTGCAGGTGTGACTGCTTCTATCCCCATATCCTTAGCATTAGTGGAAGCACTTGGAGGCAGGAAAAAAGCAGATGAAATCGCACTAATGCTTGGTATCACAGAATGGAATTCTCAACATAATAGTGATGAATTTTATTTTGATTGGAGGCAATATCTAACGGCTACAAAAAATCTAATTTTCTTTTGGGATTATGAAACGTTAGAGATTCCTATTTATGATGGTATTGACGAAATTTCCTTAGCGTTGGTGGCCGATGTTTACTCTCGAACTTATAAATCGAAAACAATTACCATTAGATATGGAAATCATCCTATTCAAACAAAATCAGGAATCAAATTTTTATCCGAGGTGAAGGAAGAGGAAAATATAAAAAACCATACGATCTTAGAAATACCAGAAAAGAAAAAAGCATTCAATCAATTTGAACATTCGTTGAATGATGTAGAAAAAAGATACGGACTAAATACAAAACTATTCGTAAAAACACAATTGGAATTTCCTAATCATTAG
- a CDS encoding sensor histidine kinase — MNTITLLNLSSLFVYLIAIYIIIRKLIERPSYRGEGAFVLILAIIPCYVSVSNVFEHGYSIDYFDDYEGFFKDLYAMFFLIFLYVHSLKKEQTQRTEHERQIKSDLKLKSKLLTEIHHRVNNNLQIISGLLAMQVESENDIKLTTSLGLIQNRIMAIASVHKIIYGSPNLLYVDLNLIFNSILGNLKVTYINEKNNIELHELIEEGLEMDLDRAIPMGLILNELVSNSFRHAFMNRNRGKIEVSLGKIEDQFILVVSDDGLGIDSAVMDGKGMGLTLVKNLVKQLRGTIKIEKESGLAIEIRFPILNQNPIRIE; from the coding sequence ATGAATACTATAACTCTACTAAATCTTTCTTCTTTATTCGTATATCTAATCGCTATCTATATTATTATTAGAAAACTAATCGAGCGGCCAAGTTACAGAGGGGAAGGTGCGTTTGTTTTGATTCTTGCGATTATTCCGTGTTACGTGAGTGTGTCGAATGTTTTCGAACATGGATATTCGATCGACTATTTTGATGACTATGAAGGTTTTTTTAAAGATCTTTACGCTATGTTTTTCTTGATCTTTTTGTATGTGCATTCATTGAAAAAGGAACAAACTCAGAGAACCGAACATGAGAGACAAATTAAGTCTGATTTAAAATTAAAATCAAAGTTACTGACAGAAATTCATCACCGAGTCAACAATAATTTACAAATTATTTCTGGACTTCTCGCTATGCAGGTAGAGTCAGAAAATGATATTAAATTAACCACTTCGCTAGGATTGATACAGAATAGAATTATGGCGATTGCATCTGTTCATAAAATCATTTATGGATCCCCAAATCTACTTTATGTAGACTTAAATCTTATATTCAATTCGATATTGGGAAATTTAAAAGTAACTTATATAAACGAAAAAAACAATATCGAATTACATGAATTGATTGAAGAAGGGCTGGAGATGGACTTAGATCGAGCCATCCCTATGGGACTTATATTGAATGAATTGGTCTCTAATTCTTTTCGGCATGCTTTTATGAATCGTAATCGTGGTAAAATTGAGGTTAGTTTGGGTAAAATCGAGGATCAGTTTATCCTTGTGGTGAGTGATGATGGCCTTGGTATAGATAGTGCCGTGATGGATGGCAAAGGGATGGGCTTAACTCTTGTTAAGAATTTAGTGAAACAGTTACGTGGAACCATTAAAATAGAGAAAGAGAGTGGATTGGCAATCGAAATCAGATTCCCCATTTTAAATCAAAATCCAATACGCATTGAATGA
- a CDS encoding YheT family hydrolase: MEIIANHPLFTIFTILTFSFLFYYFKEVVETPVLRFSESDFLLRVIERSPVLTKKYYPTFWCFNQHLMLFLLMLREYRTKPYHYDQFEQLKMKDAGITGLAWSGTKDLATNSDLPIIVVFHTISGDEQDVKSTVKYLRERYGWIVVVCIRRGHGNLPLTKPKINTMGSTSDLKEQLTYIQKRFPKRKMFGVGISAGSGLLARYLGEAGVQSKFAAAVAVSPAYDIEKAFHRVHPVYSKIMGQRMINYFLKNHYESLSTLSGIEELLKIKTIGEFQDKLHTISGYKDKENYYYHSNPVLVANKIRTPLLVLNSADDPICVNQNVLENLHWLETLPNTIHVHTKRGSHIAYFEGLKANSWSDKVIGEYFAAVLKENLPKRKVTVKAKKKSKRK; this comes from the coding sequence ATGGAAATTATCGCCAATCACCCGTTGTTTACAATTTTTACCATCCTAACTTTTAGTTTTCTATTTTATTACTTTAAGGAAGTTGTTGAAACCCCAGTTCTTAGGTTTAGTGAATCCGATTTTTTACTACGTGTGATTGAAAGATCGCCAGTTCTGACCAAAAAGTATTATCCAACATTTTGGTGTTTCAACCAACATCTGATGTTATTTCTGCTAATGTTACGCGAATATAGAACAAAACCATATCATTATGATCAATTTGAACAATTAAAAATGAAAGATGCTGGAATTACGGGACTTGCATGGTCAGGAACAAAGGACCTTGCAACTAACAGTGATTTACCAATTATTGTAGTATTTCATACAATCAGCGGTGACGAACAGGATGTTAAATCAACTGTTAAATATTTAAGAGAACGATATGGTTGGATTGTTGTTGTATGTATTCGCAGAGGACATGGAAATCTTCCACTCACCAAACCAAAAATAAATACAATGGGTTCCACCTCCGACCTAAAGGAACAATTGACCTATATTCAAAAAAGATTTCCTAAGAGAAAAATGTTTGGAGTGGGTATTTCCGCAGGATCAGGACTACTTGCGAGATACTTAGGTGAGGCAGGAGTACAAAGCAAATTTGCCGCTGCGGTAGCTGTTTCACCTGCTTATGATATTGAAAAAGCGTTTCATCGTGTTCACCCAGTATATAGTAAAATTATGGGGCAAAGAATGATTAATTATTTTTTAAAAAATCACTATGAAAGTTTATCTACATTAAGCGGTATAGAGGAACTTTTAAAAATCAAAACCATCGGAGAATTTCAAGATAAACTACATACAATTTCTGGATACAAAGATAAAGAAAACTATTATTACCATTCCAATCCCGTGTTAGTTGCAAATAAAATAAGAACCCCTCTTCTTGTTTTGAATTCAGCAGATGATCCAATTTGTGTGAATCAAAATGTATTGGAGAACCTGCATTGGTTAGAAACACTTCCCAACACAATTCATGTTCATACCAAACGAGGAAGTCATATTGCTTACTTCGAAGGATTAAAAGCGAATTCATGGTCTGACAAAGTGATTGGAGAATATTTTGCAGCGGTATTAAAAGAGAATCTACCAAAGCGAAAAGTCACGGTAAAAGCCAAAAAGAAAAGCAAACGTAAGTAA
- a CDS encoding flagellar filament core protein flaB2 domain protein — MKLIYNLVLSLSSFRELIIYKQILKAQRKFSRFDSGLFDSKSEYNSILRTDTNPSSALRIKVVRRSPEAIESRLKFMAATAKSLERLYQTQKAKTTFEKQNLLIKKTLIYLDTLLAITFRLSAILQLDVPKKSNNIDLQNEVELLIDEVNRIASTAKFNRMKLFEGDFAKSSRIASMWFINEKNGELFRMYISTMTSFSLGLTSLNGMHLTFSNPIQAQKKIDAAINRINEERKRIQSVLD, encoded by the coding sequence ATGAAGCTAATATATAACCTTGTATTGTCTTTAAGTTCATTTAGAGAGTTAATTATCTATAAACAAATTCTAAAGGCTCAAAGAAAATTTTCCCGTTTTGATAGTGGCCTTTTCGATTCAAAATCTGAATATAATAGTATCCTTCGAACCGATACAAATCCGAGTTCTGCTTTAAGAATAAAGGTAGTCAGGAGGTCTCCTGAAGCTATTGAATCCAGATTAAAGTTTATGGCTGCCACTGCGAAGTCGTTGGAAAGATTATATCAGACACAGAAAGCAAAAACAACTTTTGAAAAACAGAACTTGCTCATCAAAAAAACTTTAATCTATTTGGATACCTTACTTGCGATAACCTTTCGATTATCAGCCATCTTACAGTTGGATGTGCCAAAAAAATCAAATAATATCGATCTCCAAAATGAAGTTGAGTTATTAATTGATGAAGTGAATCGAATTGCTTCGACTGCAAAGTTTAATCGTATGAAATTGTTTGAGGGAGATTTTGCTAAATCTTCAAGAATAGCTTCTATGTGGTTTATCAATGAAAAAAATGGTGAACTTTTTAGAATGTATATTTCTACTATGACTTCCTTTTCGTTAGGATTAACTTCATTGAATGGAATGCATTTGACTTTTTCTAACCCCATTCAGGCCCAAAAAAAAATCGATGCAGCAATTAATCGTATTAACGAAGAACGAAAACGGATTCAATCTGTTCTTGATTGA
- a CDS encoding CoA-binding protein, producing MNVADAEIKSLLETYKKISVYGLSNDPSKPSHYVPVYIRDKGWEVVGTYPKEHNVGGFAIYKNLKEIPKQDRKFIDVFRSSDKIPEVIDEILELGGTEVVWLQLGISHPEAEKKAEEAGIRVVSNRCLIIEHKKYF from the coding sequence ATGAATGTAGCTGATGCCGAAATCAAATCCCTCCTGGAAACCTATAAGAAAATAAGTGTATACGGACTTAGCAATGATCCATCCAAACCTAGTCATTATGTACCTGTCTACATTCGGGACAAAGGATGGGAAGTGGTTGGAACCTATCCCAAAGAACACAACGTAGGTGGTTTCGCTATTTATAAAAACCTAAAAGAGATACCAAAGCAAGATCGAAAGTTCATTGATGTTTTTCGTAGCTCGGATAAAATTCCGGAAGTGATCGATGAGATTTTAGAATTAGGTGGGACAGAAGTCGTCTGGTTACAATTGGGTATTTCTCATCCAGAAGCTGAAAAAAAAGCTGAAGAGGCAGGCATTCGAGTTGTTTCCAACCGATGCCTCATCATTGAACATAAAAAATATTTTTAA
- a CDS encoding DoxX family protein, with the protein MKQTNTPERTVFQTVLRILLGAFLAFAGTGHLTWHRTEFLAQVPTWLPINADLVVLLSGVVEISLGLSLIFLRSKQVQVGWIVALFFVLIFPGNISQYMNGISAFGLDTDRARLIRLFFQPLLVLWAIWSCGSWSAFKLNRKS; encoded by the coding sequence ATGAAACAAACAAACACTCCCGAAAGAACTGTATTCCAAACGGTACTTCGTATTTTACTTGGTGCTTTTTTGGCTTTCGCTGGAACAGGTCACCTAACATGGCATAGAACTGAATTCTTAGCTCAAGTTCCAACTTGGTTACCTATCAATGCTGATTTAGTCGTCTTACTCTCAGGAGTGGTGGAAATTAGTTTAGGTTTGTCGTTGATTTTTCTTCGCAGCAAACAAGTGCAAGTTGGTTGGATTGTTGCTTTGTTTTTTGTTTTGATTTTTCCTGGAAATATATCTCAATATATGAACGGAATAAGTGCTTTTGGTTTAGATACTGATAGAGCTCGGCTCATCCGATTGTTCTTTCAGCCATTACTCGTCCTCTGGGCCATTTGGAGTTGTGGTTCTTGGTCCGCTTTTAAATTGAATCGAAAATCCTAA
- a CDS encoding YdeI/OmpD-associated family protein encodes MPDFPYLKFSAKIKIIGINPFVFLPKNILESLMNQAKTDKGKIRVTLKIDGFEFTQTLVKYSGDWRLYLNTPMRKKAKKEVGDRANFEIKFNPNQKVHPISVELKEALEKNMKAKEKFYKLSPSLQNELMRYIAGLKSEKSKKENVTRAIQYLLGNGKFLGRDLT; translated from the coding sequence ATGCCCGATTTTCCTTACTTAAAGTTCTCTGCCAAAATAAAAATCATTGGCATCAATCCATTTGTATTCTTACCCAAAAATATTTTAGAATCTTTGATGAATCAGGCAAAAACAGATAAAGGAAAAATTCGTGTCACACTGAAAATTGATGGTTTTGAATTTACTCAAACACTCGTTAAATATAGTGGCGACTGGCGCTTGTATTTAAACACTCCCATGCGAAAAAAAGCAAAAAAAGAAGTCGGAGACCGTGCAAATTTTGAAATCAAATTCAATCCAAACCAAAAAGTCCATCCTATTTCTGTTGAACTCAAGGAAGCTTTGGAAAAAAATATGAAGGCAAAGGAAAAATTTTATAAACTAAGCCCTTCACTCCAAAATGAATTAATGAGATACATTGCTGGATTAAAGTCAGAGAAAAGTAAAAAAGAAAACGTAACTCGAGCGATCCAATATTTACTCGGGAATGGAAAATTTTTGGGAAGAGATCTCACTTAA